The window CCCCGGATCGCGGGCAGGATCGCCGCTTCGAGCGCGCGGGCGTCCGAATTAAGCTTGTGCCCGCCGGGCAGGGTGATGCGACGGACGTTCGGCAACTGAAGTTCGGGGCACAGGCTGCCCGCTTCGTCGGCGCCGTGAATGCAGGTCACGGGCACCCAGCGGAGCCGCGATGCGGTCGGATAGGCGCGCTGATCGGGGGTTTCGAGGCCGGCGAGTTCGATCGGCGAGGCGCGGAAGATGATGTCCTCGCCGGGCACGATCAGCACCACCGACCGGATCGGTTGGCGCGCGGCCGCGGAGAATCGCGCGAGGCCGGCGTGGAGCATATCGGCGCCAAAGGACTGGCCGATCAGCACGACATGATCGGTCTTTCCCAGCTTCATCGCCCGGACCATCGCCGTCTTGATCAGTTCGGCGGTTTCCTCGGGCGTCCGGCGCGGCGAGAAATAGGTCAGCGAGTTGACGGTGACGATCGCATAGCCGCGCGCGCCCAGCCGCACCGCAATCCTGGGCGTCATCCCGACCCGGTTGCCCATGTCGCCCGAGAGCATGACGATCGCGGGTTTGGCGGGGCCGGTATCGGCGGCCGGCATGTCGTGGAACAGCGGACCGTTATAATAGCCGGCATGGAGATAGGCCGCCGACGCGATGGCGAAGGTGAGGAACAAAGCAAAAAGCCATTTTTTCATGGGAGGTCCTTCGCAATCGGAATGGTCATCGCGCTTGGCTCCCGTCGGTTGATGGGGCGACAATAGGCGCGCGGGTTCGTCCGGAAGCTGGCGCGAGGATTACGATATTGTCATGTCGCGGCCATGCCCCGGTTGGATCGGCCGGCCTAGAAAGAGGGTGTCCAAGGCGGGACCATCCCCCCCCCCTGACTCCCTCTGGCCCCGGTCCCGCCTGGACACCCCGGATCGTTCCGTCCGCACTCATGCGGATTTCTATGGAGAGAAGAATATGGCACGCTTTCGTACCCTCATCGGCTTCGGCCTTGCGTCGACGATGATGATCGCCGCTCCGGTCTTCGCATCGGCACCGTCCGCTTCGACGACCACCGCCAAACCGGCAGCGACGCACACCCTGGCGAAACAGACCGTGGCGCCCAAAGCCGCCAAGGTCACCAAGGTTGCGGCGCCCAAGCGGACCGCGTCGACCCGGCAGAATACCCATCTCGCCAAGGCGACGCTGAGCAACGGCAAGAAGGTCACCTATGACTGCCGCCTCGCGGGCAACAAGAACAAGCAGGCCTGCAAGGGCTGAACCCCGGCACTCGCCAGCTTGAGCCGGCCCGCTGTCCGACCAGTTCCCGAAATCCCCCGGAACTGGTCGGTTCGGCATGTCCGGAACGAACCGCGGATCGCGGTATCTTGGTCAAAGACGATTTGGTCGATGACGTCGCAGCAACGCGGACCCGTCAGCCGCGATCCCGAACGTGCCGCATCAAAATTGGCAGTCCGAATGAAGGAGTTTGCAGCGATCGGCATGCCGGGCCGTTATCTCCCTTAGCTGTGCGCTTGAGATACAGGCTGGTCTTGAGTTTTCGTACTGCGGGCCGGTTTCATCGAGACGGTGCTTCTCCATCGTCCTCGGTGGCCGGCCGAGGAGCCGTGCAGCCTCGAATATACGCAAATATTGGAATGGTGGGACTTTCGAAGTCATCGTGAGCATTCTTCAGCCGAGCGCCGCATTGCCCGATGGAGCCAGCATCTTCGTTACCAAGACGAAGGTGGATTCCCGTGGCGCGTAGATCGTCCGAACGCCCGGCGACCACAATCGGCGCACCCAGTAAGCGATGGACAGGCGCAATAGTCCAAATCGCATCTTGATCGGCTTTGATAAGACGAAGGACGTTCAAGCATAAGCGACCCGATGAGGGGGCGTTAGCACCCGAAACAGGACCATCCAAACGCCGACGATCGGCACCGACGCGGACATTTAGCCTCAAAAGATTAACCCGCCTGCGATAGTCCCGCCGCGCGAGGGGAACGCGATGGACATGACAGCCGAGGAACGAGTCGGTCCGGCCGACGATGCGCCCATGAGGCTTGGTCGCTGGACGATCGGGCGCAAGTTCGTCGGCTTGTCCGTGGTATTGTTGTCGATCATGCTGGTGGCGGCGCTGTGGTCGTTCATGCAGGCGGCGCGCGTCAACCGCGAGACGATATTGCTCGAACAGGTCCTTGAACCGCTCCGCCGGGAAATCGCGGCGATCGAACAGGAAACCGCGAACGAGGAACTCGCGACCGAAAGGGCGCTCCGTTACGGCGGCCCGCAGCTTCGCGATCCGGCGCGCCACGCCGCGGAACTGGCGCGGTTCGAAGAACTCAATGACGATGTCGATCGCCGACTGACCATGCTGCAAAAGGCGATCCGGCGATATCAGGGCACCGAAATTCCCGTCGAGGTGGCAATCATCCTCGGCCGGCTGCAGTTGGAAAGCGAGTCGGTACAGCGCGACCATGCCGCCTATCGGCGCAGCGTCGGCGCCTATATCGACCCCGCCGCGCCCGCGATGCTGAACGGCAATATCGAACGCGAGGCCGCCGCGACCGGCGATGAAAAGCGCGTGCTTGCGTCGCTCGAACGCATGGGAACCGAATCCGACGCGCTGGCCCGGGCGCATGAGCAACGTCTGGCGGCGATGGAACATCGCAGCTTCATCATATCGGTCGAAAGCCTGTTGCTGGCGGTCCTCGCGTTCCTGATCGGCATCATCCTGTCGCTGATGATCACCCGCCGGATGATGGTCCCGGTGCAAAGCTTGATCGACGGCGCCGAAGAAGTCGGTCGCGGCAATCTCGACGTCTCGCTGAAATCCCAGTCGCGCGACGAGATCGGCCAGTTGGCCCATGCCTTTTCGTCGATGGTCGGCGAGCTGAGGACCAAGGCCGCGATGAAGGATACATTTTCCAGCTACCTCGATCCTCGCGTCGTCGACCGCCTGCTGGGTGAGCGCCGCGCCGAACTGGAAGCGGGCGAGAAGCGCGAGATGACGGTGTTCTTCTCGGACCTTCAGGGCTTTAGCGCGATTTCCGAAACCCTGACCCCGACGGCCTTGGTCAAGCTGATCAACCGGTATCTCTCGCTGGCGGCCGAGCCGATCCAGCTTCATCGCGGGGTGATCGACAAATATATCGGCGATGCGATCATGGCCTATTGGGGGCCTCCGTTCACCCCCGACGACCCAGCGCTCTCGGCCGTTCGGGCCGCGCTGGAACAGCGTGCGCAAATCGATCGGCTCGAGCTGGAACTGCCCGAGTTGATGGGGCTGCGCCGCGGCGCTCCGCGGATCGCGGTCCGGATCGGGCTCGCGTCGGGCGACGTCGTCGTCGGATCGATCGGATCGACCGCATCGCGCAACTTCACCATCATGGGCGACACGGTGAACATCGCGTCGCGGTTGGAAGGAGCGAACAAGGCCTATGGCACGATGATCCTCGCCGACGAAGCGACGGTGCGGCAGGTTTCGCACCGGATCGAAACGCGCGAGATCGACCTGTTGGCGGCAGTGGGCAAAAGCGAAGCGGTGCGGGTCTATGAGTTGCTGGGCGAGGTCGGCGAGGTCGGCGACGCGATGCTCGATTTGCGCGAGACGTTCGAAAATGGTCTCGCCGACTACCGGGCGGGTGACTGGGACCGAGCCGGGAGCGCCTTTGCCCGGTGTCTGGAAATCGCACCCGGCGACGGGCCGGCGCAGGTTTTCGCGGATCGGGTCAGAGCCTTTCGCACGGCTCCACCGGCCGCCGATTGGGGCGGCGTGTGGCAGAGTGTCGGGAAGTAACGTGCCGACAACCTGCCGAGGATGGCCGACGAAGGCCGGTAAGCGCCCGCGTCTCACTCCCCCATCACCGCTGCCCCGTGCCCATCGCCGAACCTGTTCGGTCATAGCCGAGTGAGCGCGCTGGCCCAAGCCCAAGCCGTTCCCTGCGCGGACCCAGCGGCAGCCATTCCCCCGCTTGCCGTCGAAAAACGGACAGGCTGAAAACGGCCAAAGTCGCTGCGGGTGACGCATGACGAAATTTGCGACTGCCTGAAAGCTTGCACGGCGGGTTCACCGCGCTCATTGTCGCGCAATGGCGGTGCCATGCTGAACAACTGGCTTCCCTGGGCCCTGCTTTCGGCTTGCTTCGCCGCGCTCACGGCCGTTTTTGCCAAACTCGGGGTCGAGAAGATCGACCCCAATTATGCCACGTTCATCCGCACGCTCGTGATCGCGATCTTCATCGCCGCGCCATTGCTTGTGACCGGCGGCTTTCAGTCGCCCGCCACCTTGCCGCTCGCATTCCGGCCGGCTTGAGCGTGGCCGCGCCGGCGCGTCGACCGATTTTTCGTCCTGAGGTGTGGATTCTGTTCCGCAGCGGCGTCAACAGCCCAATGTCGATTCCGCGCGATTCCAATATTGTGAATAATGTCGAGGTGTTAATGGCGTGCGTCCGGACGCGAAAGGGCTATCGTTCGAGAATGACCACGCGGTTCTGCACCTTCTCTACAGCGTTGCTGCTCTTCCCGCTGGCAGCGTGCGCTCACTACGAGCCAAAGCCGCTTCTCGTCGATCCCGTTGCTGCGCCGTCGCTTCAGGCCCCGCTAACCGATATCCTGTCGCGCGACGCTGCGACGATCGACCGGCCCTATCTGAAGCCAGTCGCGCTCGACCTTTCGGCGCCGCTCGACCCCAATGGCATCGCGATCCTCGCGGTGATCGCCAATCCCGATCTCAAGGCGCAGCGCGCGCGTGCCGGAGTTGGTGACGCGCAGGTTTTCGCCGCGGGACTGCTGCCCGACCCGACCTTCAGCTTCGGCGTCGACCATATTCTTTCGGGGCCGGACCCGCTCGACAATATCGCGGGCACGCTGGGGTTCAGCCTTAATGCACTCCGCACGCAAAAGGTGCAGCGCGCGCAGGCCGTCGCCGAGGCGCGGCAGGTGCGGCTCGATCTCGCTTGGGCCGAATGGCAGACCGCCTGCAACGCGCGGCTGCAGGCGGTGCGCGTCCTCGCGCTCGAACAGGCGCTCGCCAATACTGCGACCAGCGCCGACGCGAGCGAAGCGCTTCTCGGCCGCTATCTGAAGGCGGCGGGCCGCGGCGACATTTCGCCCGACCAGGTCCAGTCGTCGCGCATCGCCGCGCTTGACGCCCAGAGCAATTTTCGCAGTGCCCAGACCAATCTCGCAACCGCACGCTCCGAGCTTCACCGTCTGCTTGGCTTGCCGCCGGACTATGCGCTGCGGCTGGCTCCGACGCCTATGCCCGCGACGGTGCCCGACGCGAATCGCCTCTTCGCGATGGCGCTTGCGGGGCGTAGCGATCTCGACGCGCTGCGTGCCGGCTATGATGCGCAGGAAGCCGCTGTCCGCCGCGCGATCCTCGACCAGTTCCCGAATCTGGATCTCACGATCAGCGGCGCGCGCGATACCGGCGGCAACAAATTGCTTGGCCCGTCGATCGGCTTCACGCTTCCGCTATGGAACCGCAATCGCGGCGGTATCGCGGTCGCCGAGGCCACGCGCGAAGCGCTCCATCAGGAATATGATGCACGCCTGTTCCAGACCCGCGCCGATATCGCCGCCGCGGTGTCGGGCCTCGCGATCGCGCGCCAGCAATATGAGATCCTGCGCGCTGGCATGCCCGCTATCGAAAACTTTGCGAAAGCGAGCCGCCGCGCCGCGCAGCGCGGCGACCTCGCGCTGGCGACCGCGGAAGTTGCCGAGCAGAGCCTTCGTGACCGGCAATTGCTGCTTCTCCAGTCCGAACAGGCGATCGCCGAACAAACCATTGCGCTCGAACTGCTCGTCGGCGCCCCGCAGGAATCCTGGACCCTATGATCAGCCGGACATCCCTCGTTCTGCCGCTCGCCTTCGCCTGTCTGCTGGGCGGTTGCCAATCCTCGACCGACTCTGCCGCGACCGCCGTTCCGGTCGCGACGATCGACGTCGCGGCCGTCACCACCGGCGATATCGATGAGAAGATCACGCTCTACGGCGCGGCAGAGGCCAATGGTGCGGGCAAATATACGCTGTCCGCCCCGATGGAAGCGATCGTGCAGGCGGTCGACACGCCGGTCGGTAGCCGCGTGGCGCGCGGCCAGATATTGGTGCGGCTGAGGCCCAGTCCAACGGCGCGCCTCGATCTCGCCACCGCGTCGGCGAATGCCAACGCCGCCGATCTCGCGCACGCGCGGGCGCGGCGACTTCGCGCCGACGGGCTGGTGAGCGATGCCGAGGTCGAAACGGCGCGCGCCGCGAAACAGGCCGCTGATGCCGCGCGCGCCAGCCTCGCCACCCGTAACGGAGCGCTCGTACTTCGCGCGCCCGCCAGCGGCACCGTGGAAGTCATCGGGGCCAGCGCGGGCGAGCTTGTCGCGGCCGGGGCGACGATCGTATCGCTGGTCAAGGAAGGGGATTTGCGCGCGCGCTTCGGGGTCGATCCGGCGATCGCGCGGCGCATTCCCAAGGGGAGCTATGTCGAGGTTACCGCGGCCGGCAGCAAGCTGGCCTTCAACGTCCCCGTACTGTCGGTCGACAGCGTCGTCGATCCGGTGACGAAGCTGGCGTCGGTCTATGTCCAGATACCGAATGAGCGCGGGGTCGGCGCGGGCGAAAGCCTGACTGGGCGGGTGCTGCTTGCCAATATCGCCGGCGGCATCACCATTCCCTATGCCGCGCTGCTCGACGACGGCGGCCAGCCTTTCGTCTTCGTCATCGCGAACACGATCGCCAAGCGGCGCGATATTGCCGTCGGGCCGCGCACCGGCGACCGGATCAGCGTCACGTCGGGGCTGAAGGCCGGCGAACGCGTCGCCACGGTTGGCGTAACCGCGCTTGAGGACGGGATGAAGACCCGCATTCAGGGCGCGAAAAAGTGACCGACATCATCAGCAAACATGCGCGGTCGATCTGGCTCGCGGTGATCCTGCTTGCGCTCGCGGGCGTGGTATCGGCGACGCGCGTGCCGGTCGGACTGTTTCCCAACATCGATTATCCACGGGTCGTCGTGTCGGTCGATGCCGGCGACCGCGACGCCGCGCAGATGGAAGCCGAAATCACGCGGCCGATCGAGATCGGGCTGCGCGCGGTGCCGGGGGTGACCAATGTCCGTTCGGTCACGAGCCGCGGCAGCGCCGAGGTCGCGCTCAATTTCCAGTGGGGCGACGATATGGTCGCCGCCGCCCAGTCGACGCAGGGCGCGCTCGCGACCTTGCTTCCGACCTTGCCGGCCGGCACGAGCTTCAACGTGCGGCGCTCCGATCCGACGATCTTTCCCGTCACCGGCTTTGCCTTGACCTCGGACAGCCTCAGCCCCGAGGCGCTTCGTACGATCGCAGATCTCAAGATATTGCCCGCATTGACCTCGGTCGAGGGTGTCGCCGGCGTCGACATATTGGGGAGCAGCCCCCGTGAGTTCGCGGTCGATGTCGATCCGGCGCGGCTGCAATCGCTCGGCATCAGCCTCACCGATGTCGTCACTGCGCTCGGCAAGGCCAATATGGTCCGCGGTCTCGGCAAGATCGAGGACCGGCACCGTCTCTATCTGGTGCTGATCGAGAACCGCGTCGCCAATGCGGACGATCTGGGCGCGGTCCCGATCAAGGCGGCGGCGGGCGGGGCAGGGGTGGTAACGCTCGGCCAGATCGCGGCGATCTCGCCTTCGACCGCTCCGGCGTTCAGTCGCGTGACGTCCGACGGCAAGCAGGCGGTTCTCGTCAACGTTCGCCAGGCGCTGAAGGGCGACACCGTGGCGATCGTAAAAGCGGTCGACGCGCGGCTCGCCGAGCTGCATCTGCCGCCGTCGGTCAAGGTCACCACCTTCTACGACCAGTCCGAGCTCGTCGTCGGCGCGGCGAACGCCGTGCGTGATGCGATCCTGATGGGCGCGTTGCTGGCGGGGATCGTGCTCTTCGTCTTCCTGCGGTCGGGGCGATTGATGGTCATCACCGGGCTGATGCTGCCCGCGGTGCTCGCCGCCACCTGCCTGCTGCTTTTCGCCTTCGGCATGAGCTTCAACATGATGACGCTCGGCGGTATGGCGGCGGCGGTCGGGCTCGTGGTCGACGATGCGGTCGTCATGCTCGAGCATATGATGCGGCGCATGCAGGAGCAGCGGCTGAGCGACCCGGGACCGCTGCTGGCCGCCGCGGCCGAAATGGGCATGCCGCTGCTCGGCTCGACGACGGCGACGATCGTCGTCTTCCTGCCACTTGCCTTTATCAGCGGCGTGACCGGCGGATTTTTCAAGGCGCTGGCGATCACAATGGTGGCAGCGCTAGTCATCTCCCTGCTCTTCGCCCGCTTCGTCATCCCGCTCGTCGCGGCCCATTGGCTCCGCGAGAAGGATGCCGAGTCCGCCGATCGTGCCAACAAGGTCCTCGATCCGCTGCTCGACCGTTATGGGCGCGCGAGCACGCGTGCCTTTGGACGGCCGGTCCTGTTCGCGGCGCTCGTCGCGGCGCTGCTTGCGGTCAGCGGCTATATGGCCTGGCGGAGCGTGCCGTCGGGGTTCATGCCCAAGATGGACGAGGGCGGGTTCGTCCTCGATTATAAGGCGCAGTCGGGCGCGTCGCTCGAAGATACCGACGCGCTGCTGCAACGCGTCGAGACGATCATCAGCGCGACGCCCGAGGTCGCGAGCTACTCGCGGCGCACCGGCGTCCAGCTTGGCGGCGGTCTCACCGAGGCCGACGAGGGCGATTATTTCATTCGCCTCAAGGGCGGCTCGCGGCGCGATATCGAAGCGGTGATGACCGACATGCGCGAGAAGATCGCCGCCGACGTGCCGGGGCTCGAGGTCGAGCTGATCCAGCTCATGGAGGATCTGATCGGCGACCTGACCGCCGTCCCGCAACCGATCGAGGTCAAATTGTTCGGCGACGACACAGCGGCGCTCGAAGCGGCGGCGAAGGCGATCGGCGAGCGCATCGGCAAGATATCGGGCGTCGTCGAGGTCGTCGATGGCCTGCGCGTCGCTGGCGATGCGATCAGCATATCGGTCGATCCCGGCGCCGCGGCCCAATATGGCCTCGACCCCGACAGCATCGCCTCGCAGCTCGAGACCGCGGTCGGCGGCACCCCGGCGACACAGGTCCGCATCGGCGCCCAGCTCATCGACGTGCGCGTGCGCGCGCCGCAGGATTTGCGCAGCGATGTCGCGCGGATCGAAAACCTGCCGCTCGTTGCGCCCGACGGGAGCGGCGTCCGGCTTGCCGCGGTCGCGACCGTGTCGGTGCAGAGCGGACAAAAGCAGCTGACGCGCGAAAATCTGGCGCCCTATATCGCCGTGACCGCGCGGCTCGAGGGACGCGATCTCGGTTCGGCGATGGCGGAGATCAAGAGCGCGGTCGGCCAGCTCAAGCTGCCCGCCTCGGTCCGCGTCGACTATGGCGGACTCTATGCCGAGCAGCAGAAGAGCTTCGCCGATCTCTCGCTGGTTTTCGGCGCCGCGTTGCTGCTCAGCGCCTTGCTCATCACCCTGTTGTTCGAGCGCGCCGGCTGGACGGTCGCGGCGATCGCGACGGTGCTGCTGACCGCGGCGGCGGTGATGATCGGGCTGTGGATCATGGGGATCGAGCTCAATATCTCGGCGCTGATGGGGCTCACCATGGTCGTCGGCATGGTCGCCGAACTCGTCATCTTCTTTCTCGCCGAGATCGACCGCGACAAGCCGATGACGTCGGCGGTGCTGCTCGAGGCCGGCCGGAAGAGGCTGCGCCCCATTCTGATGTCCGCGCTGATCGCGGTGCTGACCCTCGCGCCGCTCGCGCTCGGCCTCAGCCGGGGCGCCGGCCTTCAGCAGCCGCTGGCGACCGCGATCATCTTCGGCTTGATTGCCGCGGTGCCGCTGGTCCTGTTCTTTCTTCCCGCGATGCTGCTCGCGCTCACGCGGCGCGAGCCGAGGCCCGCCGCCTGAGGCCGGCGTCCGGTCAGACGATCGAGCGGCGCCTCGGCGAGTGGAGCGCGAGCGCGCGGGTAAGGCGATAGGTCACGCCATAGCCGACATGATCGGAGAGCATCGTGCCGTCGCGCTCGCGGCCGAACGGCACCGCCATCGCGATCGCCTGGATCGAGGCGTCATAGCCCGGCGAAAAGAACTGCCAGTCACGACCCTTCTGAAACACCGTCGCCGCGATGGTTGGGATCGTTCGCCCGCAAGGTGCATCCGATTTGAGGCAATGCTGGAGCGCGTTGTCGATCGGAAGCCGGCGTTTCGTGGTCCAGTTCGCCGCGCTGTGGGCGGCGAGGTAAGTTCGTCGTTCGGCCGAACTGGCGTTGAAATCACCCGCCAGGATGACCGGCAGATCGGGGTCGCGGTATCGCGCCAGAAAATGGTCGATCACCTCGACCTGCCGCCGATAGGCATAAAGCGAGCGTGCCGGACTGACGCCGGACGCCTTCTTGCTGTTCATATGGGTGGTGACCACGGTCACCGGGGTCGTGCTTCCGGGGACGGCGATCGTCACCATCAATATGCCCTTGTTGGCGAGGCAGTCATAACCTGCACAGGCAAAGGCGGGAAAGGCCTCGCGGCGCACCGAGAGGATCGGATAGTCCGACGCGAGGATCAGTCCTGACGAGACCTGCTTGCCCGACCGCTCGCCCTTGAAAAAGCTCGCGCCTTCGATGAAATCTCTGTCGCTCTCCTGCGGCTTGACCGGGCTTGTGAGATCGCGAGAAGGTCCCTCGACAACAAAGCGATAGCCGCTATGCCGCGCGATCGCTTTGGCGGGCTCGGTGAACGCTTCCTGCAGGATGATGACGTGCGGCTGCGCGTCCTGCGCTCGCATGGCGAGAAGCCGGGCTTCGATACGCGCGAAGTCGGCGCTTCGGTCGGCGGCCAGCGGCCAGGGCAGGCCTTTGACATTATAGGCCATAATCGAGAGGCCGGCCGGCGGCGCCTTCATCGGCGCCTGCGGTTCCGGCTTGGAAACGGCCGGCAGCGCGACGCTGCCCAATAGCATCGGCATCATCGCCATCAGCACGCCCGTACCGGCCATCTTCTTGCTCACTCGCACTGCTCCTGTCGGTTCGAGATCGGCTGATTGACGCCGCGGGGCTCCCCGATCCGCACTTCGTCGGGGGAGGTGTGGAAAAGCGAGGTCGATGGCGTCTGATCCCTCGAGCGCCTGGCTGGCAGGCGCCCTGCGAACCCGGGGGATATGTCATGAGGGTTTTGGCGACTGGTGCCGCTGCGATGAGCGCCCTGCTGTTTCCCGGCTCCTTGATGGCGTGGGAGGCAGCGCCAAATATTGCCGTCACCCATGTGGCGCTTCCCAATCCCGCGCGCTCGGGGGCGCGGGCGCCGCTTGCGATCCTGCCGGCCGAAGATTTGGCAACAAGCACGTCCGAGGCGATGACGACGAGCGGCGGCGTGGCCGTCCTCGGGATCGTCAAAAGTCACGCGGTCGGCCGCGAATGGGAAGGCGGATCCTTCCACCTGGCCGCCATGCGCGGACGGTCGGAATCCGCGAGAACGGCGGCGCAAAGTTTCGAATATCAGCGCTTCGCGATGATGGCGATCGGTGCCGACGTGTCCCGGGATATCTCGGATCGCGACACGCTGACGCTTGCCGGCACCTATGCCGCCGAACGCCGCCGCCCGGCGTTCATCGTCGGCCCGCACCGCTATTATCGGACCGACGAGCGCGCCGCCGTCCTTCACTGGACCCGCGATGATCGCCTCGATCTGGCTGGTACCCTGTTCGACACCGGCCCGGCGAAACCGCGGACGGCAGCCGAGCGCTTCGCCGATCTTGCCGGCGGCGCGCCGCGCGCGGTTCGCGGCTGGGGACTGACGGCCAGCCTTTACCCCACGGGTGAACCCGACCGCTTGTCGGTCGGCATCGATTTTCGCGACCAGCAGGACCGCGACATCGGGCACCGGGACGCACGCGTCCAGATATTCCTGAGGAAGAAATTCTGACCATGACCCATGCCGGGCATATCGCGATCATCCTCCATGATTTCTCGACCGGAGGCAGCGAACGGATCGCCATTCGCCTCGCCAATCGCTGGGCGGAACGGGGCCGGCGGGTGACGATCATTTGCGGAACGCAGATGGGCGCGGCACGCGCGCTCGTCGGCCCCGGCGTCGCGGTCAAGACCTGCTCGCCCGAAACATGGCGCAGCCCCTGGTCGCGCGTACAGCTCGGGTGGCGCATGGCGCGGATCGTGCGGGCCGAGGCACCCGATATCGTCTTTTCGCCGGGTAATTTCCACCTCATCATTCTCGCCTTCCTGGCGCGCCAACGCTTCGCCAAACGGCCGATCTTCGTGAGCAAGCTCAGCAACCCGATCCGCCGTGGCGGGCTTCGACGCCTCATGCGCGGACTCGCCGATGCGGCGATCCGGCTCGCCGCCGCGCCGACCGATATGCTGGTCGCGATGTCGCCGTCGCTGTTCGCGGAAGCCCGGTCGGTGTTCCCGGGCCACGCCGTTACCGAAATCGCCGAACCCATCCTCGAGGATGATATCGCCGCGGCGCATAGCCGCGCCGGCCTCGAGCCGGCACCGCTCATTCTCTGCGCGGCGCGCCTCGCCCCGCAGAAGGACCTGATCACCGCCATCCGTGCCTTCGCCGAACTCCCTCCGGCGCTGAAGGCACGGTTGCTGATCCTTGGCGAAGGGCCGCTGCGCGGCCGGCTCGAACGCGAAGCCGAAAGACTGGGCGTCGCGGCGCGGGTCGAGATGCCGGGCCATGTTCCCGATATCGCGCCCTATCTTGCGCGCGCCGACCTCTATCTGATGAGCTCGCATTATGAAGGCTATCCCGCAGTCCTCGTCGAAGCGATCGCAGCGGGGGTCCCGATCGTGACGACCGATTGTTCGCTCGCTTTGCCCGAAATCTTCCCGTCACCCGAACTGGGCGCCATCGTCCGCCAGCGTCAGCCCGAAGCCATCGCGGCAGCTATCGTCGCGCAGCTTCGCCGATCGCCGCCCTCACCAAATGCCGCGCGCAAGGTCACCGATCGCCACAAGCTCGGTGCTTCGGCGGCCGACTATCTCGCGCTCTTCGACCGGTTGGTCCTGTGACCGCGCGCCGCCTTCTTGCTTCGATCCATGATGTCACTCCGGTTCACGCCGAGCGGCTCGATCGACTCGTTCCCATCGTCGAAGCGATCGTGGGTCCGGGACGCTACGCTCTCCTCGTCGTTCCCGATTTTCATCGGCAGGGGCTGCTGACGG is drawn from Sphingopyxis sp. OPL5 and contains these coding sequences:
- a CDS encoding endonuclease/exonuclease/phosphatase family protein, translating into MSKKMAGTGVLMAMMPMLLGSVALPAVSKPEPQAPMKAPPAGLSIMAYNVKGLPWPLAADRSADFARIEARLLAMRAQDAQPHVIILQEAFTEPAKAIARHSGYRFVVEGPSRDLTSPVKPQESDRDFIEGASFFKGERSGKQVSSGLILASDYPILSVRREAFPAFACAGYDCLANKGILMVTIAVPGSTTPVTVVTTHMNSKKASGVSPARSLYAYRRQVEVIDHFLARYRDPDLPVILAGDFNASSAERRTYLAAHSAANWTTKRRLPIDNALQHCLKSDAPCGRTIPTIAATVFQKGRDWQFFSPGYDASIQAIAMAVPFGRERDGTMLSDHVGYGVTYRLTRALALHSPRRRSIV
- a CDS encoding efflux RND transporter permease subunit; translation: MTDIISKHARSIWLAVILLALAGVVSATRVPVGLFPNIDYPRVVVSVDAGDRDAAQMEAEITRPIEIGLRAVPGVTNVRSVTSRGSAEVALNFQWGDDMVAAAQSTQGALATLLPTLPAGTSFNVRRSDPTIFPVTGFALTSDSLSPEALRTIADLKILPALTSVEGVAGVDILGSSPREFAVDVDPARLQSLGISLTDVVTALGKANMVRGLGKIEDRHRLYLVLIENRVANADDLGAVPIKAAAGGAGVVTLGQIAAISPSTAPAFSRVTSDGKQAVLVNVRQALKGDTVAIVKAVDARLAELHLPPSVKVTTFYDQSELVVGAANAVRDAILMGALLAGIVLFVFLRSGRLMVITGLMLPAVLAATCLLLFAFGMSFNMMTLGGMAAAVGLVVDDAVVMLEHMMRRMQEQRLSDPGPLLAAAAEMGMPLLGSTTATIVVFLPLAFISGVTGGFFKALAITMVAALVISLLFARFVIPLVAAHWLREKDAESADRANKVLDPLLDRYGRASTRAFGRPVLFAALVAALLAVSGYMAWRSVPSGFMPKMDEGGFVLDYKAQSGASLEDTDALLQRVETIISATPEVASYSRRTGVQLGGGLTEADEGDYFIRLKGGSRRDIEAVMTDMREKIAADVPGLEVELIQLMEDLIGDLTAVPQPIEVKLFGDDTAALEAAAKAIGERIGKISGVVEVVDGLRVAGDAISISVDPGAAAQYGLDPDSIASQLETAVGGTPATQVRIGAQLIDVRVRAPQDLRSDVARIENLPLVAPDGSGVRLAAVATVSVQSGQKQLTRENLAPYIAVTARLEGRDLGSAMAEIKSAVGQLKLPASVRVDYGGLYAEQQKSFADLSLVFGAALLLSALLITLLFERAGWTVAAIATVLLTAAAVMIGLWIMGIELNISALMGLTMVVGMVAELVIFFLAEIDRDKPMTSAVLLEAGRKRLRPILMSALIAVLTLAPLALGLSRGAGLQQPLATAIIFGLIAAVPLVLFFLPAMLLALTRREPRPAA
- a CDS encoding glycosyltransferase yields the protein MTHAGHIAIILHDFSTGGSERIAIRLANRWAERGRRVTIICGTQMGAARALVGPGVAVKTCSPETWRSPWSRVQLGWRMARIVRAEAPDIVFSPGNFHLIILAFLARQRFAKRPIFVSKLSNPIRRGGLRRLMRGLADAAIRLAAAPTDMLVAMSPSLFAEARSVFPGHAVTEIAEPILEDDIAAAHSRAGLEPAPLILCAARLAPQKDLITAIRAFAELPPALKARLLILGEGPLRGRLEREAERLGVAARVEMPGHVPDIAPYLARADLYLMSSHYEGYPAVLVEAIAAGVPIVTTDCSLALPEIFPSPELGAIVRQRQPEAIAAAIVAQLRRSPPSPNAARKVTDRHKLGASAADYLALFDRLVL